Proteins encoded within one genomic window of [Enterobacter] lignolyticus SCF1:
- a CDS encoding MFS transporter has translation MSTYTRPVLLLLCGLLLLTLAIAVLNTLVPLWLAHENLPTWQVGMVGSSYFTGNLVGTLLTGGLIKRLGFNRCYYIASLIFAAGCVGLGMTIGFWSWMSWRFVAGVGCAMIWVVVESALMCSGTSRNRGRLLAAYMMVYYVGTMLGQLLVSKVPTELMSVLPWVTGMALAAILPLLFTRIVSQRDGHQGATHVWPMLKLRQARLGINGCVISGIVLGSLYGLMPLYLNHQGVSDAGIGFWMAVMVSAGIIGQWPVGRLADRFGRLLVLRVQVFVVILGCLAMLSNAAMAPALFVLGASGFTLYPVAMAWACEKVEHHQLVAMNQALLLSYTIGSLLGPTFTAMLMQNYSDNLLFVMIASVSFIYLLMLLRKAGQHPTPVAHA, from the coding sequence ATGTCCACCTATACCCGGCCGGTGCTGCTTCTGCTCTGCGGCCTGCTTTTGTTGACGCTGGCGATTGCGGTATTAAACACGCTTGTCCCGCTGTGGCTTGCCCATGAAAATTTGCCTACCTGGCAGGTTGGTATGGTCGGTTCGTCCTATTTCACCGGTAATCTGGTTGGTACGCTGTTGACCGGCGGGCTGATCAAGCGTCTCGGGTTTAACCGCTGTTACTATATTGCGTCGCTGATTTTCGCCGCTGGCTGTGTCGGTCTGGGGATGACCATTGGTTTCTGGAGCTGGATGAGCTGGCGTTTCGTCGCGGGCGTCGGCTGCGCGATGATCTGGGTGGTGGTGGAAAGCGCCCTGATGTGCAGCGGTACGTCGCGCAATCGTGGTCGCCTGCTGGCGGCCTATATGATGGTTTACTACGTCGGTACGATGCTTGGCCAACTGCTGGTCAGTAAGGTTCCGACCGAACTGATGAGCGTGCTGCCGTGGGTGACCGGGATGGCGCTGGCGGCTATTCTGCCGCTGCTGTTTACCCGCATCGTCAGCCAGCGCGACGGGCACCAGGGCGCGACGCACGTCTGGCCGATGCTGAAGCTGCGTCAGGCGCGCCTTGGCATTAACGGCTGCGTGATTTCCGGTATTGTGCTGGGGTCGCTGTATGGCCTGATGCCGCTGTATCTGAACCACCAGGGCGTCAGCGACGCCGGGATCGGTTTCTGGATGGCGGTAATGGTGAGCGCCGGTATTATCGGCCAATGGCCGGTAGGGCGGCTTGCCGACCGCTTCGGGCGCCTGCTGGTGCTGCGTGTACAGGTGTTTGTCGTGATCCTCGGCTGCCTGGCGATGCTGAGCAACGCGGCGATGGCGCCTGCGCTGTTCGTGCTTGGCGCGTCCGGCTTTACGCTTTATCCGGTGGCGATGGCCTGGGCCTGTGAAAAAGTTGAACACCATCAGCTGGTGGCAATGAACCAGGCGCTGCTGCTGAGCTACACCATCGGCAGTCTGCTGGGGCCGACGTTTACCGCGATGCTGATGCAGAATTATTCCGATAACCTGCTGTTCGTCATGATTGCCAGCGTATCGTTTATCTACCTGCTGATGCTTCTGCGCAAAGCCGGTCAGCATCCGACGCCGGTGGCGCACGCCTGA
- a CDS encoding dimethyl sulfoxide reductase anchor subunit family protein, protein MGSGWHEWPLMIFTVFGQCVAGGFIVLALALMKGSLSREQQQRVVMSMFGLWVLMGIGFVASTLHLGSPLRAFNSLNRVGASSLSNEIASGAVFFAIGGLGWLLAVVNKLPQGLRSLWLTVTMVLGVVFVWMMARVYSTIDTVPTWYSVWTPVSFFLTLFIGGPLLGCLLLRLAGVEGWAMRLLPAVTLLALLASAVVTVMQGSELATIHSSVQQAAALVPDYGSLMSWRLVAIALALACWVAPQLKGYQPALPLLSLAFVLVVAGELIGRGVFYGLHMTVGMAVAS, encoded by the coding sequence ATGGGAAGTGGATGGCATGAATGGCCGCTGATGATCTTCACGGTCTTCGGACAGTGCGTGGCGGGCGGGTTCATCGTTCTGGCGCTGGCGCTGATGAAAGGCTCGCTGAGCCGGGAGCAGCAGCAGCGCGTGGTGATGAGCATGTTCGGGCTGTGGGTGCTGATGGGGATTGGCTTTGTCGCCTCGACGCTGCACCTTGGCTCGCCGCTGCGCGCGTTCAACTCGCTGAACCGCGTGGGGGCCTCCTCGCTGAGTAACGAAATCGCCAGCGGCGCTGTCTTCTTTGCGATTGGCGGGCTGGGCTGGCTGCTGGCGGTGGTGAATAAACTGCCCCAGGGGCTGCGCAGCCTGTGGCTGACGGTGACGATGGTGCTGGGCGTGGTGTTCGTGTGGATGATGGCGCGGGTGTACAGCACCATCGATACCGTACCGACCTGGTACAGCGTCTGGACGCCGGTGAGCTTCTTCCTGACGCTGTTTATCGGCGGGCCGCTGCTGGGCTGTCTGCTGCTGCGTCTGGCGGGGGTCGAAGGGTGGGCGATGCGCCTGCTGCCGGCGGTAACGCTGCTGGCGCTGCTGGCCAGCGCGGTGGTGACCGTGATGCAGGGGAGCGAACTGGCGACGATCCACAGCTCTGTCCAGCAGGCGGCCGCGCTGGTGCCGGACTACGGCTCGCTGATGTCATGGCGGCTGGTGGCGATAGCGCTGGCGCTGGCGTGCTGGGTGGCGCCGCAGCTTAAGGGGTATCAGCCGGCGCTGCCGCTGCTGAGCCTGGCGTTCGTGCTGGTGGTGGCCGGTGAGCTTATTGGCCGCGGCGTGTTCTATGGCCTGCACATGACCGTGGGTATGGCTGTCGCCAGCTAA
- a CDS encoding DMSO/selenate family reductase complex B subunit — MTTQYGFFIDSSRCTGCKTCELACKDYKDLTPDVSFRRIYEYAGGDWQEDNGVWHQDVFAYYLSIACNHCEDPACTKVCPSGAMHKREDGFVVVDEDVCIGCRYCHMACPYGAPQYNAAKGHMTKCDGCHERVADGKKPICVESCPLRALDFGPIEELRQKHGQLAAVAPLPSAHFTKPCIVIKPNANSRPTGDTTGYLANPKEV, encoded by the coding sequence ATGACAACCCAGTATGGATTTTTTATTGACTCCAGCCGTTGCACCGGTTGTAAAACCTGTGAGCTGGCCTGTAAGGACTACAAAGATCTGACGCCGGACGTCAGCTTCCGCCGCATTTACGAGTATGCGGGCGGCGACTGGCAGGAGGATAACGGCGTCTGGCATCAGGACGTCTTTGCCTACTATTTATCCATTGCCTGTAACCACTGCGAGGACCCGGCCTGTACCAAGGTGTGCCCGAGCGGCGCGATGCACAAGCGCGAGGATGGCTTTGTGGTGGTGGACGAAGACGTGTGCATCGGCTGCCGCTACTGTCATATGGCCTGCCCGTACGGCGCGCCGCAGTACAACGCGGCGAAGGGTCACATGACCAAATGCGACGGCTGTCATGAGCGCGTGGCCGACGGCAAAAAACCGATTTGCGTCGAGTCCTGTCCGCTGCGGGCGCTGGACTTCGGGCCGATTGAAGAGCTGCGTCAGAAGCACGGTCAGCTGGCCGCGGTAGCGCCGCTGCCGTCTGCGCATTTCACCAAACCGTGCATTGTAATTAAACCCAACGCCAACAGCCGCCCGACCGGGGATACCACGGGCTACCTGGCAAACCCGAAGGAGGTGTGA